GAACAGGCGATATTAACCCCCGGGGTCAGAGACAAACTACGCGCCCTGGCATCCAGACCGGCCGTCAGTGTGGGTATTATTAGCGGGCGTTCGCTCGCCGAAGTCAAGTCCCTGGTGGCTGTGGATGGAATTTACTACGCGGGGAATCATGGATTTGAAATAGAAGGTCCCGGCATCACATTCATCCATCCGGTAGCCCGGACGGCACAATCACAAATCCGGGACATTCTGCGGCAATTAACCGCCAGGCTGGCCGATATCGAAGGAGTCCTCGTCGAGGATAAAGGATTAAGTTTGAGCGTTCACTACCGCCTGGTCAGAGAAAAGGAGGAGGAGACGGTAGCTCAAATTTTCCGGAAGGTTACCGCTCCGTGGTCAGACAAAGGCGAAATTAGAATCACAACGGGGAAAAAAGTCTGGGAAGTGAGACCGCGGATAGACTGGCACAAAGGAAAAGCGGTGGAAGCAATCAGCCGGGAAATCAAGCAATCCCTCAAGCTCGAACAATTACTTATCATCTACCTGGGTGACGATACCACCGATGAAGATGCTTTCAGGATTATTCACCATCCTGACGGCTGGAGCATTTTTGTCGGGGGGGAGAACCCCTCATCAAATGCCGAATATTTTCTCAACTCCACCGTAGAAGTAACTACTTTCCTGTCTCGATTAATTGATTTGAAATGAGCATGCTTAGCAATTACCCTGTAGAGTGACACCGCTCTTCAGCTACCTCGATTCCGTTTCAGCCTGACTATCCCGCCGCTCTTAACTTCATCTCTGCGAAAACAGTCTTCCTGCACGTCAGCGCAGATGATACAATTACGGCCTATCCTGGTGCCGGGGGGAATCCGGGCTCTCTTACCGACAATGGTGATGCCGGTATTCAGCACCGACGGTTCCCAGCGGTTCGCCCGCAGATCATCGCCGAAACCGAGGTGGCAACCCGCTTCAAC
This DNA window, taken from Dehalococcoidales bacterium, encodes the following:
- the otsB gene encoding trehalose-phosphatase, with product MKHLFQYWELFSADVRASSHILLLSDYDGTLTPIVSRPEQAILTPGVRDKLRALASRPAVSVGIISGRSLAEVKSLVAVDGIYYAGNHGFEIEGPGITFIHPVARTAQSQIRDILRQLTARLADIEGVLVEDKGLSLSVHYRLVREKEEETVAQIFRKVTAPWSDKGEIRITTGKKVWEVRPRIDWHKGKAVEAISREIKQSLKLEQLLIIYLGDDTTDEDAFRIIHHPDGWSIFVGGENPSSNAEYFLNSTVEVTTFLSRLIDLK